The Oreochromis niloticus isolate F11D_XX linkage group LG18, O_niloticus_UMD_NMBU, whole genome shotgun sequence DNA window ttttgttttgaagtttgtCCCCAACAACACGGACAAAGCTCTTTTTGTTGCTCCTCAGGCATTTCTGTCTGAGAGTGTTCTGCAAATTATTTGGCTCCCATGTTGCCCCGATTATTCCATAACTTGGCATTGGAGAGCATTCAGCGGACCTCTAATTATATTTATCTAGACAAAATAAACAACAGAGACAGGATGTCTGACCTGGTTTAAACTGATTTCAGAGTGCAAAATGAATATTCAGCCCAAAAGCACCCGGAGAAAACCATCATTTTATAATATTCCTTCTAACAATTTCAATGCGATGCCCTTCACTTGTAATACAAACATGAAataagcactttgagtgctcaagtagagtagaaaaacACTATATAAGAAATGGTTCATTACTATTACCAATAAACGTAAAGGTGTTTATTCGTTATTAGTTTAGCCTGAGTGTGTCTTTTAAAGCAACTTTCACAAAGATCAGGCAACATTTAGTAACCAGTCAGTGCAAAATCCTATGAATTCAAGTGTTCACAAGCTTTTTTGtcactaactaactaactaagtGCTGGTCAGTTTGTGAAGCTTGAAGATTAGGTTGCCAGAATCTAATCTACAAGCGAAGAATTTCATACCAGTGCTTTCTGCTTTTTtggcaaacattaaaaaaaatgctgtgtcAGAAAGTGGGTGTTGCTGTGGGAGGGAGTGGACAGGGGTTGCATTTAGATATCTGGGGAACTGTGCACAGAAGCCTGTGTGAGAAACAAGGTGCCAATCAAAATTGCAGAGCAGCACACTTCTCACTTCCCCTTTTCATGACCAGTACGACCACGCAGTGATTAAAATGATCCCTCAGCTCTTTCTACATGACACTGCTGGCCTACATTTTCACAGCTTTTGAGTGTTTTTTCCAAACATCAGCACAACACTCGTAGGACCAGTTAACAGACATCGTAACAGCAGGGTTTTGTCGAAGGGAGTGGCTGGTCCCACATCTACAGACAAGTTTAGAGTCTTTGACATGTAAATCTGCATGTAAGACGAGagatcaaaataaaagaaatgaaggCAGAAGCAATGCACCAAAGGCTCGCTGGAAGCCAAAGGTGCAGGGGCTTGCTTAGACTTAgagctctttattgtcattgtgtggtttcttgcacagcgaaattgggtagctggaccacaaaggtgcaaagtaaagaaaagaaaacaatatacaacgagggggaaaaaaataaaaagcaatatatatgtatacatatatgtgagtgaactatatacatggtgtatgcATAGGAACATTGAAACAGAAACATTGTGGGGCTGTATACAAGAGCAGttatataatataattaataaataaggGTGGAGGGGCCATGGTCATTTAGGGTGGGGATGGTAATTCCACTGAGACCAAAATATTGCACAAAGACCAAAAACATTTCACATACTAAAGATATTGCACATGAGCCAAAAATCttgcacagaacatggaaagactgagatatTGCACATAATTGATCGATAGCAGCAACAGAGTGGTTGTTTTGGAGAAGTCTGTTCACACACTCTTTGCATCAAGAGTGCTATACCTCTGAAACAGGGGTGGGCTATTAatattgcccacccctgctttatTATAGCAACTTTTAATGCACAAACGCATTACATTAGATACACATGCATTAACTGGatgcatattttttaaatttttatgatatatgtaaatacagaaaaaaaacctgtctTGTATTTTATGCCACAACGTAATACTTAAAGAAGCCATTTTTGTGACTATAGCTTTAATCTATGAATAAAACAATGACAGACTGGATCATTAATGATTGACATAACAGCTCACTGTTCTGTGTGACCTTTTGAACAGTAGATCATATCAAAGCATTCAAGCCCTGCAGCCCAGTAGTTGCAGTGTCAATTGTATGGCCACAACACACGGAAATGTTCCTTCACAAAGACAGACATGCACAAAACACATCAACATGACTGCAGTGACCTCCGTTAGGTCTACTCATTAACACTGAATGCCAAACCTGAACACACTGGCCTGTCCCTGACCTGAACTCTAACTACGCAGGACGTCTACAATAGAATTTTAATTTCAGTACCACCTCTATACTTCAGGTATAGAaattaggaagaaaaaaactaaaggGACTTTGACCAGGAGAGAGTGAATGTCAAACATATAGGCTGAgagcacaaacatacacacatgcacctTCCACATGTATGCAAATGGACACGGAGCTTTTAGAGGGTCCAATTTAGAAATTTAAATGGATTCACAAAGTTTAAAAACTTCattaaagtttttattattttcatggaCATATAAAAGCATAAAGATTTGTCATTCTTGACAAATTTATTTGAGTCATACGGAGAAAAATAGTATAGTACTTTAGACCTCAAATCTCTTCATCTGATGGTTTTATGCATTTCTAGATCCACTGTGATCTGTAATGCACATGCAATAAGACATACTGTTGAACCTgcacttgttttatttttatctcaaCCGCTTCAACATGTTTTCTAAATAGATGGTCTATTAAATCGGAACTTTTGCTTACTTGAATTAAAGGTGTGTTATTATGCAATTGTTTTACTGCTCTGGCCCATTTGAGATCAAACTGCTTATATGTGGTCCATTAACTAAACAGAGTTTGACACCCCCTGCTTTTAACTGCAACGTGGAACTAAATGGTATGAAACACTGCCGCCTTCTGGTCTAACTTGGATTTATCCACATGGCCACACTGAGTGCAATCATGCTGTTAAATCATTAAGAGGTGGTTTCCCAGACATGAATTAAGCTAAAACATCTTTTTAAACCAATTTAGCATAAATTAGCTTTCTCATTACTGGTATGAGAAAGTCCTAGACTTAGCCTAGTCCACAGTGATATAAACTGCTTTCTTAAAGTAAGATTTGGGACTAAATTAAAGCTTAAATTGAAGCTCACAAGAGATTTTTTCCTcagatttgtgctgtttttctAAGATAACCATTAATGTCACCAGCTAGACAATGTCTTGCTGACAGAAGTGAGCCATTGCTGCAGTTTTTGGAAACTGAAGGAAATTCTTACACtcatttttacactttttgAATCCAAGCTTTCGTCTGTGAGAATCGCCTGTCCCAGTTTTTAACTTTTCACAGAGAATCTGGACCTGTGACTCCCAGGAGTTACAGGTTACAAAGACTGAATACATACACCAAAAAATGTCTTTCTATTTCAGATTCTGAGGAATCACAAAAAGTGGTTTCTACAAATCTCCACAACATATGCACTGATCAGATAAAGTTTTCAAATAATGTTGTGCAGTGGAAAAGTAAAATTCACCATACCCCTTGTTTCCTAAACTAAGACTAATGTAGACTTACTTAGACTCTTTTGGCTTTGGGTTTCTTGAAAGGCACTATATAAATCTAGGCTATTATTGTTCATCTCTGTATACACAGTTTGAAAGTGGAGAGAATAACTGAATGTTGCTCAGTGACAGTGGGTACGGTTAGAGGTTTTGTTTGCACCATACTTGCACCCAACGGTGGTACAGCCAGGCTCGTGTTTTCATTAGGGTTTCCAGTGCCTTTGCAAAACCCTTCAGTTCAAGCCAAAAAGATGACACATTGTCATCAGCGCCACACCTTTTTTCATGGCTATCTAAAGCAGAAGGGGTGCCCATATCTCCCAACAATCCATCAGCTGCCTAATACCACACAGAAGGACACAGAGATGTTTCTGCATTGTGCCACTTTTAGTAGGAATCTACCTTTCCATCCTTTTGTTCAGACCACAGTTATGAAGAAATAAAGTGTACACTAGAAGTAAAATTTTCTATTTCATCTGGAATCCTCCATAAAAAGAAAAGGCATCCAGcacaatatattaaaatatttctttcataCGTTTTGGTTTTGATATGACATGTAAGAAAGTCATGTATCTCCCTATCACATCTTCATGTCCACTTTAGCATATATGCATGAATTTCAGTAGCTAGTCTTTCATGGTTACTGGGCCTTTTATGGTGACCAGTACTGATAGATATTGCTACCCCTTGCTTCCAAGGATGTGGAGGGTAAACCACCTTATATGTCTTCAGTTTTCTCCATAGTACACGTTCcttgaaagagaaagaaaagttcatataaatgtaaaaataataataataataataataatcaaaaatgTAGATAAAAGTTCAAATCAGAGgagacaaacaaataaaagtttGAAAGGAGAAAAGGGAAAGGCCAAAGGAGAACTTCTTACATACTCAGTGTATGTGTGAGATCCATGTGAACAGCCAATGTTATCCTCATCTGGTTATGTTCTCCAAAGGCTCCTGGACCTCCATTATTCCTTAAGTCCTTGTTATTATGACTCTCCTGCACACTAAAAAGTGTTAGTTTAACAATTAGGCAAATATGATGTACTGTGAGGAAAATGTTTAACAATTACACCATTACCATAATAATTTGCATGAtacaagtttttgttttttttttttaatggtggaAAGTGCGCTGGAGACATAAACTTTCACATTGCACCTTGActgtaattaattttaaatgcaaTCCTGCACCGCTCTCGACCCTTTTCCCCACACTCAAAGAAGCCGGAACAACTTTATCGGCACTTCCGGTTGCCAAAAAGAGACGATGTCGCCGTCTTCATTTAATTTTGTCGACGCTAAAGACAAATTTACGGTAAGAAAACACAGAACTTCAGCAACGTATAAAAATATGTGcagttatatattttatatcacAGTTAAAATCCTAGCCTGGGTTTGTTAGTGTAGCATGTCGCGTGTTGTTACCATAACAGATGAAGCTAAGCTAACACAGACGCTAACCAACGATGCCGTTTGTTTCATAAATGTTTTCTaattctccttcttcttcttcttcacacaATCTCAGGCGTCTGCCGTCCAGGCTTTGACTGGAAAAAAGCATCAAACCTTTGATCAGTATTTTTTAACCAGATCCCCGGCAAGTAAGTGAAGTTGTTAGTTCTTGCTAACTAATGTATTGTAATTATTTCTGTTGGCTATTATACTCTATAATAATGGAGGAAGGGATGCAACTTTACTGATCGCTTGTTTTTCTCACATTACAGTGAGGCGGAAAAGAAGACAACCCTCGATCAGGCTCTGAGGGGAGTTCTTGGTGatctgattgtaagaaatgctttttgtttgtttgtttctagtaCGCGTttgttcaatttttttttattaaattaccCTCAAAATCCTCAAACGATATATTCAAATGTTTCCAGGTTGAGCAAAAGTTGAGGTGTGATGACTACCTAGCTCTCATTTACCTGAGCATTGATGGCGTTACAGAAGGTATGTTACTCAACTAGGGGTCTCATAAGTAGATCCAGGTGATACACTGatttttaagatttaaaaaaaaaaaaaaaaagtttattcctTTTGTGCCGGGAAAGAAACCTGTaccataaataaaaactaaaaacactttttgaTTAGTGTTTTAGCTCTTTAGTTCTCTATGAACTAAAGAGCTAAAATGTTCTCTTTGAACATTCAGCCAGTGCAAAAATCTGTGACACAACATATAAATATCAGCCACTGCCTTGTGAATGCCAAGTTATTTCCTATTATTCTCATAGCATACATCACTCAAAATGAGCACATAGTAGCATGTGGCTGATATATGTGTGCGTCCCAATTGATACCATACTTTTATAGCCAAAGAAAATCCTTTTTGGACATACATGTGTGAGAAATCCCTATTGCACATCTACTGAGGCAATTTGGCAGGTCTGTTATGCTGTGGGGGGGGGTTTACAGATATGCTTCTGATCCACTTGCCCCTATTTGTTAaaagtagagatggaccgatccgatattacgtatcggtattggtccgatactgacctaaattactggatcggatatcggagagaaataaaaaatgtaatccgatccattaaatataaaaaaaacacctcacaaaacttgcgacacggcgtaactcggctcataaccgtagcacgtcggagcagtatgcatcacgtgatagagcagctgtgtgtatttgtagcctcgctaccaaaccaacatttcatctccgaggaagttatcccacagagaagtaaagcaagtgtgtaagttcatctctgaatgtttgtaaagcattcccgcgttaagcttaacaaccgatatatggagcgactgcctctctctctctccctcaccttcctgcggctacttcaatcgtgaaactgatcaatgatcagctgatcggcttttctgtcgtgagtccgtctctcttctttgtttttggtccactttgcaccagaaggaggaaaccagcggctgaacaacagcagcacgtttaagcttgataagctgttgttagaatttatttaatattactttctacaccaggatccttttctacgtagctgaccgctggtaactgtgcaggggcggatctagcaaagtttagccaggggggccgatagggcattaacagggaaaaggggggcacaaagacatacttttctttcttattctcatttaaaacgtctagcttttaataaataattatctgaatcttacacccaaagttttaatctgatgtaaaatgtatagaagtccattactgtatatagtaactgttaagtctaatataccctaataagctatagtacttttttctttgagaaggtaccatctgtgcagtctgcagttctgttgaagaaagatgttgaatctatttaattattcttgaaaaataatttatttctgtgcatttttttccaccttgcatcaaattaaagttgattacatcgattaagcatcatgaggtggagggtgggtggttccctattttttttttttttctgggagtttgcaaccctgttagttaggttgcttaatatttctgctaagtactctttaaaataccagaatagggaggattaagtttattagattgatcagtgttgctgaactatgaaatattttgggcgcagtgtattttttacatacagaatagctttagtgttgttgtttatttaaacttgaggatgaacttatacaaaatgcagcaagatattaaaaaaacagttttattgattaaaaaacacactgtatcggattcatatcggtatcggcagatatccaaatttatgatatcggtatcggacataaaaaaaagtggtatcgtgccatctctaattaaAAGCATGCATTTTGCAAGCAGACTGCTAAGGTAATCTTCTGTAAGTCTTAGAGACAATGTGTCATGTATGAAGAAACTTAAAAGACTTGTGGTCCACTGCAGGTATCTGTTCTGCTACGACCCCTTTCGTCCTGCTGGGAGACGTGCTGGACTGTCTTCCTTTGGACCTGTGTGACAAAATCTTCTCTTTTGTCGAAGAGAACGTCTCCACCTGGAAATCGGTAAATAAATTCCAGCTATTGAGTAAAGGCCCCCACAAATTTGTCCTGCGTTGATCACATGTTTACCAAAGCTGTGCTCTATTTTTCTTACAGAACTCCTTTTACACTGCAGGGAAGAATTATTTATTGAGGATGTGCAATGGTAAAGAGGTTATCTCATCATTTTGTGACATATGAagctttttatctttaaaatgcAGAGCAGTGTATTTTCCTGTCTGTGTAGATCTCTTAAGGAGGCTGTCCAAATCTCAGAACACAGTTTTCTGCGGGCGAATCCAGCTCTTCCTGGCACGTCTCTTCCCTCTGTCTGAAAAATCAGGTAAGAACAGCAGTATTTTatcattataaataaataaaccaacaTAAACCTTTTGAAGATGAGGTTTGCAATCATTCATGGCACTCTGGCAACCCCATTCACAGCTTCTCTGTTCGAGtgattcttctttttattttgtttgctttCCAGGTCTAAATCTCCAGAGCCAGTTTAATCTAGACAATATAACAGTGTTCAACAAAAATGAACAAGAAAGCACTCTCGGCCAGAAGGTAAAGATCTGATTCTGACCCTGAGCACTTTAGAAGTAATCAAAAACTGTGAATGTTAAATGTGTTACTGTGTTTATAGCACACAGAAGAAAAGGAGGATGGTATGGAAGTGGAGGAAGGAGAAATGGGAGAGGATGATGGCCCTGCACCGAGGTAAGTTAAAGGCTTTCTCAAGAATAAATCACAAGGTTTGTTTCTTTCGTTTATTTGTTGAAGTAAACATTTTGATTGGCCCTTTATCTGGTTTAATTGTTATTGCAGCTCCATTCCAATCGACTACAACTTGTACAGAAAGTTCTGGACACTGCAGGACTACTTCAGAAATCCAGTGCAGTGTTACGATAAATTCTCATGGATGACATTCCTTAAGGTAATGCACCTTACTACAGATGCCTTTCCTCCTCATTTTTAAGATGGCAAGTATCGAAGTAGATGATTAAAAGTCATCGATCACTTTTTTGTCCTACGCAGTACTCAGATGAGACTCTAGCAGTATTCAAAAGCTATAAGCTGGATGACATGCAGGCCTCTAAGAGGAagctggaggagctgagagcaTCAAGTGGAGAACATGTTTACTTTGCCAAGTTCCTCACAAGTGAGAAGGTGGGAAGACTTCATTTTAAATTTCCATGCTACACTAATTTAACCCATTAAAGCCTGAACCACAAAATAATTCCcagaaaattcacattttttgaaacattcttttttcaatatatttgtttgttaatcttaaaaagtcaaaaacacTATTCATCAAGGTATTCATCAAATGCGATATACTTGATGTTACAGGGTTAAGAGATTTAACACATCTACAGACTACATGTTCTAATTATTAAAATGTCTTAGGTGTTTGCTCTTTGTCTTTGCCTCAAGTGTTTTATGCATGTCTGATCATCCGTATCGGCTCCCGACCGCATGCCCTGCAGCTCACACTCACTCTCCTACATTTGCAAGTCTGCCTCACTCACAAGTCCTCTTGCAACATAATGTGCTAGTCCACATTGCCAAAGTTGTGTGTTGTTAAGCAGAACAGAAACTTAGTTTGTAAACCTCGAGGTTCTGGACCAAAATGGAGAACTGTTCTGTTGGGTAGGAGGAGAAAAACGGTAATGGCTGCCAGCTGTTTGCCTCTAAACAAAACTCTCATCAAACATGAACACTTGTTGATAAGCTTTTGTTGCCTTTGGAGTAATGCAGTGAGTTATTGTAAATTTGAGTAACATTAGTCATATCTTCACTTGTCAAACACAGGAAGGATAAAACATAGACACATAAACAGATGTTGAAATGGCTAACAATTTGTGGCGCTCTGACAAGTTAATGACGTTTGTTCCCTCACTGCTGCACTGCAGGCTCCATATCCATGGCATTTACTGCTTGTTTTGCTCATGCTGTGTCATGTGCTTTACATTTCTgagtttgttgtatttatctacATGTCACTGATCTCCATTAAATATTTGTAAAGATTGGAGTTGAACATTACCtcactttgtttcttttgtctttatCTCCAGCTGATGGACTTGCAGCTCAGCGACAGCAACTTCAGGCGGCACATACTGCTGCAGTACCTCATCCTCTTCCAGTACCTGAAGGGTCAGGTCAAGTTCAAAAGGTGAGCAGTGTCTCAGTGCTGACCGCGTAAATAAACTTGAATTTGTCTGATAAAGTATTGGTTATTCTCAagtcttatttttattgtttttaatgtttttctcctcctgcagttccagctgtgttctgaatgatgaccAGGCTGCATGGATTGAAGAGACGACTAAACTGGTCTATCAGGTGAGTCCTAAGTTATGCTGGCACACACAAATGTAAATCTGTAAATCTATAAGAAATATAATAGTCAAACTCTCTATAGGATGAATTTTAATTttagtggagaaaaaaaatgtcacccaaCAAACCACCCTGAGGTTTGTGCTATAAAGgtatcaaaatgtctcagttttaaCTGGTTGCAACAGGTGGCTGCTCCTCATTGAGCCTGGTTCtcctggaagtttcttcctgttaaaagggagtttttccttcccgctgtcaccAAGCGCTCGCTTATATCGGGTCGTCTGATTTTTCTGGGTTTTCTCTgaattattgtagggtctttacaatataaagtaaagcaccttgaggtgattgttgttgtgatttggcgctattgaaataaaatttaaatgaactgaattcaatTGATCATGTTGTAAGTTTaggagaaaacaagcaaattatgcccaattttcatttttactttaacAAATATCAAGTTCATTTTCAGAAAAGCATTTAATCAAACAGctaactctgtgtgtgtctgtgctcatGCATGGGCTTGTCTGTATGTGCAgttgtgtttatgtgtctgACACTGGTACTAATCTGTGTGAAACTTCATGAATCAGAGGTggatagcacatttaaacaccagagtgtgtgtgtgttttagtttgaATAGATCACAGCTTGTTTTTTGTATCTTGTTTATATATCCCTTGGATTTTAGCTCAGTTTGTGAGCTAAAATCTCTGTCCCTGTGTGGGACAGGCACAAGAGGCACTGCACATTCAGTTCACAACAA harbors:
- the thoc1 gene encoding THO complex subunit 1, whose product is MSPSSFNFVDAKDKFTCSMSRVVTITDEAKLTQTLTNDAVLFFNQIPGNEAEKKTTLDQALRGVLGDLIVEQKLRCDDYLALIYLSIDGVTEGICSATTPFVLLGDVLDCLPLDLCDKIFSFVEENVSTWKSNSFYTAGKNYLLRMCNDLLRRLSKSQNTVFCGRIQLFLARLFPLSEKSGLNLQSQFNLDNITVFNKNEQESTLGQKHTEEKEDGMEVEEGEMGEDDGPAPSSIPIDYNLYRKFWTLQDYFRNPVQCYDKFSWMTFLKYSDETLAVFKSYKLDDMQASKRKLEELRASSGEHVYFAKFLTSEKLMDLQLSDSNFRRHILLQYLILFQYLKGQVKFKSSSCVLNDDQAAWIEETTKLVYQLLREIPPDGDKFAAMVEHILNTEENWNAWKNEGCPSFVKERTVDDKPKRPTRKRQAPEDFLGKGPDRKIFMGNDELTRLWNLNHDNMEACKSDSREFMPSLDEFFAEAIEQADPANMVEEEYKVVRNANYGWRALRLLSRRSPHFFQPTNQKFKSLADYLDSMVSKLAKELPKDIPSEEIKTGEEDDDDNGDNLLKDSNDSPSIQSKLVTNQQMDDVAAKLGAQWKNLASHLEMKAAELREIETDSEDVDMQAKLLLVAWQDREGTQATVENLVAALNATGFSQIADGLSEA